The sequence below is a genomic window from Pseudomonas cannabina.
GGTCTGATCGAGCCAATCGAGCCGCCTGTCCATGCAGCACACTTGGTGATGAGCCGTCGCGTGCTGGCCGGCTCGCTGATCGGCGGCATCGCCGAAACTCAGGAAGTGCTGGATTTCTGCGCCGAAAACGACATCACCTGCGACATCGAAATGCTCGATATCCGCAACATCAACGAAGCCTACGAGCGCATGCTGGCCGGTGACGTGAAATACCGCTTTGTGATCGACATGGCCACATTGAAAGCCTGATTCGGTCCGAATCAGCCGCCGAGATCGGCCGAGAGTTCCGCTGCTATTTGTTTGATCAGCGGAACCAGCTCGGCCATTTTCTCCAGCGGCATGTAAGGCACGGTACTGGCAACACTGATGCCGGCAACAATCTGTTTGCTGGCATCCCGTACCGGCGCTGCCACACAGCGGATTGACGGTTCGTTGTCCTCCAGATCGAACGCATAACCGCCCTGCACGTACTCCTCCCTTCGCGCTTTCAGCTGCTCCCAGGTTTGCTGCTCATGCGCAGGCCACAACGGGTTCCTGCCTGAGGCTGGCATGCTGACCTCGTACAGCCGCTGCCACTCCGCTTGCGCACTGTCCAGCAACAACGCCTTGCCGATCCCGGTCCGCACCAGCGGCATGCGGTGCCCGACCCGCGAGCGCATTTCCGGTCCGTTGCGGCCGGGGTTCTTGTGCAGGTACAG
It includes:
- a CDS encoding IclR family transcriptional regulator, translating into MQNDVLLSATITRKEPAPTGTQTLLRGLGVVQAVAGGARDLKEIARLIGTTRSTTHRLASCLVEERYLRVVPQVGYLLGPKLIELGFQAREEVPLAILARPYLDRLSELTGDTVHLAVREGDDVLYLHKNPGRNGPEMRSRVGHRMPLVRTGIGKALLLDSAQAEWQRLYEVSMPASGRNPLWPAHEQQTWEQLKARREEYVQGGYAFDLEDNEPSIRCVAAPVRDASKQIVAGISVASTVPYMPLEKMAELVPLIKQIAAELSADLGG